Part of the Planctomycetota bacterium genome is shown below.
TCCCAACGACCGCTTCCACCGCCAACCGCCGCCGGGGATCTCGCTGGTCAAGCTCATGCCCAAGACCGGCCGGACGCACCAGCTTCGCATCCACATGGCCAGCGTCCTCCACCCGCTCGTCGGCGACACGATGTACGGCGGACAGAAGGCGGTGCAAGGCGACCCGGACAGCGGGGGCTGGACCTTCGGCAGGCAGGCCCTGCACGCCCACGGCATCACGTTCGTTCACCCGATCAGCCTGAAAGAGATGACGCTCTTCGCGCCCCTGCCGGCCGATTTTCGCGAACTGTGGCAGCACCTCGGCGGCGACCCCGCGGAGCTGCCCGAAGGCTGAGCGGCTTCGGGGGAATGCCACCCCCGAGAATTTCCAAAACAACTTTCTTCCTCATGCGTTGTATGATGGAAGGAACTTCCCCCACCGAAGGATGTCCAACATGTTGAACCTGATGCCGTCCACCCTCGCTTTGTTCTCCCTCGGCCCTGCCGAGATGATCGCCCTCGCCGGGCTCGGCTTGCTACTTTTCGGCAAGCGTTTGCCCGAAGTAGGCCGTGGCGTCGGCCAAGCGATCGTGCAGTTCAAGAAGGGTCTCAAGGACGTCGAGGACGACGTCAACGACGCGTCGAAAAAGGCCGCCCTGACCGACGAGGACAAGCCCAAAGCCGCCCTCGACGCCTAGAACACTTCACGGAGCCCGCCATGCGTGCATTGCCGATCCTGCTGCTCGTCCTTCTCGTCGCCGCGGCCGACCTGACGGTCAAGCAAGCGCTGCAACGACGCATCCCGCGGGTCGAACTCGTCGATGTGCCGGTCAACGAAGCCATCGACTTCTACCGCGATGTGACCGGGCTCAACGTCGTGGTCAACTGGAACGCGATCGAACTCATCGGCATCGACCGCAACACCCCGGTGACGCTCAAAGTAAGCAACGTC
Proteins encoded:
- a CDS encoding twin-arginine translocase TatA/TatE family subunit; amino-acid sequence: MPSTLALFSLGPAEMIALAGLGLLLFGKRLPEVGRGVGQAIVQFKKGLKDVEDDVNDASKKAALTDEDKPKAALDA